Proteins from one Arthrobacter sp. Soc17.1.1.1 genomic window:
- the ftsE gene encoding cell division ATP-binding protein FtsE — MIRFDNVTKTYDQQSHPALDAVSLDVDRGEFVFLVGASGSGKSTFIRLVLKEDRVSRGAVYVAGQNVANIPSWRVPRLRRGIGVVFQDFRLLPNKTVFANVAFAMQVIGKSRAVIRETVPDVLATVGLEGKNNRMPHELSGGEQQRVAIARAIVNRPGILLADEPTGNLDPTTSMGIMKVLDRINQNGTTVVMATHDDDIVNTMRKRVVELRSGSVVRDDAQGIYVGDARADVPVGAE; from the coding sequence ATGATCCGATTCGACAACGTCACGAAGACCTACGATCAGCAGTCCCACCCTGCCCTCGACGCGGTCTCCCTCGACGTCGATCGCGGCGAGTTCGTCTTCCTCGTGGGCGCCTCGGGATCCGGGAAATCGACGTTCATCCGGCTGGTCCTCAAGGAGGACCGCGTATCGCGCGGCGCCGTGTACGTCGCGGGCCAGAACGTCGCCAACATCCCCAGCTGGCGCGTGCCCCGTCTCCGCCGCGGCATCGGCGTCGTGTTCCAGGACTTCCGCCTGCTGCCCAACAAGACGGTCTTCGCCAACGTGGCGTTCGCGATGCAGGTCATCGGCAAGAGCCGCGCCGTCATCCGCGAGACCGTCCCCGACGTCCTCGCGACCGTGGGCCTCGAAGGCAAGAACAACCGCATGCCGCACGAACTCTCCGGCGGTGAGCAGCAGCGCGTCGCGATCGCACGCGCCATCGTCAACCGTCCCGGCATCCTGCTGGCCGACGAGCCCACGGGCAACCTCGATCCGACGACGTCCATGGGCATCATGAAGGTGCTCGACCGGATCAACCAGAACGGCACCACCGTGGTCATGGCCACGCACGACGACGACATCGTCAACACGATGCGCAAGCGCGTCGTCGAACTCCGCAGCGGCTCGGTGGTGCGCGACGACGCCCAGGGCATCTACGTGGGCGACGCGCGGGCCGACGTCCCGGTGGGGGCCGAATGA
- the prfB gene encoding peptide chain release factor 2 has product MAATDFPAEIRALRAKYTSIEQVSDVEGIRKDIDELSEEAGAPDLWDDPAAAQKVTSKLSHRQSALERLQTLESRIDDLEVLVELAQDEGDEDSLAEAEKELVSLSRSLDDLEIVTLLAGEWDEREAVVTIRSGAGGVDAADFAEMLLRMYLRWAERHGYPTQVLDTSYAEEAGLKSATFEVKAPYAFGTLSVEAGTHRLVRISPFDNQGRRQTSFAAVEVIPLIEQTDVIEVPDNEIRVDVFRSSGPGGQSVNTTDSAVRLTHLPTGTVVSMQNEKSQIQNRAAAMRVLQSRLLLLKKEQEDAEKKAFAGDVKASWGDQMRSYVLNPYQMVKDLRTNHEVGNTSAVFDGEIDDFIDAGIRWRTNNRNDAA; this is encoded by the coding sequence ATGGCAGCCACTGATTTTCCCGCAGAGATCCGCGCCCTCAGGGCCAAGTACACGTCCATCGAGCAGGTCTCCGACGTCGAGGGGATCCGCAAGGACATCGACGAACTCAGCGAGGAAGCCGGTGCCCCGGACCTCTGGGACGATCCCGCCGCAGCGCAGAAGGTCACCTCGAAGCTGTCCCACCGGCAGTCCGCCCTCGAACGGCTCCAGACGCTCGAGAGCCGCATCGACGACCTCGAGGTGCTCGTGGAGCTCGCGCAGGACGAAGGCGACGAGGACTCCCTCGCCGAGGCCGAGAAGGAACTCGTCTCCCTGAGCAGATCCCTCGACGACCTGGAGATCGTGACGCTACTGGCCGGCGAATGGGACGAGCGCGAGGCCGTGGTGACCATCCGTTCGGGCGCCGGGGGAGTGGACGCCGCCGACTTCGCGGAGATGCTCCTGCGCATGTACCTCCGCTGGGCCGAGCGCCACGGCTATCCGACGCAGGTCCTCGACACCTCCTACGCGGAGGAGGCGGGCCTGAAGTCGGCGACGTTCGAGGTCAAGGCGCCCTACGCGTTCGGGACCCTGTCCGTCGAGGCCGGCACGCACCGTCTCGTGCGGATCAGCCCGTTCGACAACCAGGGCCGCCGGCAGACGTCCTTCGCCGCCGTCGAGGTCATCCCGCTCATCGAGCAGACGGACGTCATCGAGGTGCCTGACAATGAGATCCGCGTCGACGTGTTCCGCTCGTCCGGCCCCGGCGGCCAGTCGGTCAACACCACGGACTCCGCCGTGCGGCTGACCCACCTCCCCACGGGCACCGTCGTCTCGATGCAGAACGAGAAGTCGCAGATCCAGAACCGCGCCGCCGCGATGCGCGTCCTCCAGTCCAGGCTCCTCCTGCTGAAGAAGGAGCAGGAGGATGCGGAGAAGAAGGCGTTCGCCGGGGACGTCAAGGCGTCCTGGGGTGACCAGATGCGGTCCTACGTGCTGAACCCGTACCAGATGGTCAAGGATCTCCGGACCAATCACGAGGTCGGCAACACCTCGGCCGTCTTCGACGGCGAGATCGACGACTTCATCGACGCGGGGATCCGCTGGCGCACCAACAACCGGAACGACGCCGCGTAG
- a CDS encoding pilus assembly protein TadG-related protein, which yields MHPDRGEDGQVGVLVIGYLLVSLLVVTVVLAVSSVYIEHKKLLSAADGAALSAADDYSIDVGIGGSAVGGATPLPALRDSGVEQSAAGYLAATGAGARFAQLTIDPATGAPDGRTARVVLTAVVRPPIISVLVPAGIPIVARADARAELTR from the coding sequence GTGCACCCTGATCGCGGGGAGGACGGGCAGGTCGGCGTCCTGGTCATCGGTTACCTCCTGGTCTCGCTGCTCGTCGTCACCGTCGTGCTGGCCGTCTCGTCCGTATATATAGAGCACAAGAAACTGCTCTCGGCGGCCGACGGTGCGGCGCTGTCCGCCGCCGACGACTACAGCATCGACGTCGGTATCGGCGGGTCCGCCGTCGGGGGCGCGACACCGCTGCCGGCGCTGCGAGACTCCGGCGTCGAGCAGTCGGCCGCGGGCTATCTCGCCGCGACCGGGGCCGGGGCCCGTTTCGCGCAGCTCACCATCGACCCGGCGACAGGCGCCCCCGACGGGCGCACGGCACGGGTGGTCCTCACCGCCGTGGTCCGTCCGCCCATCATCAGCGTCCTCGTCCCGGCCGGGATCCCCATCGTCGCCCGTGCCGACGCCCGCGCCGAACTGACCCGGTGA
- a CDS encoding pilus assembly protein, translated as MAVVQLTLVLHVRNTLIDAAASGARYGTLADRNPEDAVARTEELIRGSLADSYGSDVAVGESTAAGVRTLEVVVRAPLPVIGLIGPAGMLEVRGHAALPS; from the coding sequence ATGGCCGTCGTCCAGCTGACGCTCGTCCTCCATGTCCGCAACACCCTCATCGATGCCGCCGCGTCCGGCGCCCGCTACGGGACGCTCGCCGACCGGAACCCCGAGGACGCGGTGGCGCGCACGGAGGAGCTGATCCGCGGCTCCCTGGCCGATTCCTACGGTTCCGACGTCGCCGTCGGTGAGAGCACGGCCGCCGGCGTCAGGACGCTCGAGGTCGTGGTCAGGGCGCCCCTGCCGGTCATCGGCCTCATCGGCCCCGCCGGCATGCTGGAGGTGCGCGGCCATGCGGCCCTGCCCTCGTGA
- a CDS encoding type II secretion system F family protein, whose protein sequence is MNPVIALAALAGFLLGVGLWLVVVRLPVMRPVTLTQRIAPQLRAVDVRSRLLTGTPADFTPFGPLERIIRPLLADAVAWSHRFNPAAATLARRLAQAGRGQTTADFRAQQLLWAAGGLAGSTLVMVLLAASGSANLPLAVVLVLGCAVFGFVGRDYLLSVDIRRREARMLAEFPSLAELMALAVSAGESTTGALERICRTARGELAGEFGLVLAATRAGTPLVDALQEFSKRTRLAPLARFVDGITVAVQRGTPLADVLRAQAQDVRDLAKRDLMESAGKKEIAMMVPLVFGVLPLTVLFAVYPGIALINLGF, encoded by the coding sequence GTGAACCCCGTCATCGCCCTGGCGGCCCTCGCCGGGTTCCTCCTCGGAGTAGGACTATGGCTGGTCGTCGTGCGGCTGCCCGTCATGCGGCCGGTCACCCTGACACAGCGGATCGCTCCGCAGCTGCGGGCGGTCGACGTCCGATCCCGGCTGCTCACCGGGACCCCGGCCGATTTCACGCCGTTCGGCCCGCTCGAACGCATCATCCGGCCGCTCCTGGCGGACGCCGTGGCATGGTCGCACCGCTTCAACCCCGCGGCAGCGACCCTCGCGCGCCGGCTCGCCCAGGCGGGCCGCGGACAGACGACGGCGGACTTCCGCGCCCAGCAGCTGCTCTGGGCCGCCGGGGGACTCGCCGGATCGACCCTCGTCATGGTGCTTCTGGCTGCCTCCGGCTCGGCCAACCTGCCACTGGCCGTCGTCCTCGTCCTGGGCTGCGCCGTCTTCGGGTTCGTCGGACGCGACTACCTCCTGTCCGTGGACATCAGGCGCCGGGAGGCCCGCATGCTCGCGGAGTTCCCGAGCCTCGCCGAACTCATGGCTCTCGCCGTGTCGGCCGGCGAGAGCACCACGGGTGCGCTCGAACGCATCTGCCGGACGGCGCGGGGTGAGCTCGCGGGCGAGTTCGGTCTCGTGCTGGCTGCCACCCGCGCCGGGACACCCCTGGTGGACGCGCTGCAGGAGTTCTCGAAACGCACGCGGCTGGCCCCGCTGGCCCGGTTCGTCGACGGCATCACCGTCGCCGTCCAGCGAGGGACGCCGCTCGCGGACGTCCTGCGCGCCCAGGCGCAGGACGTCCGCGACCTGGCCAAGCGGGATCTGATGGAGTCGGCGGGCAAGAAGGAGATCGCCATGATGGTGCCCCTGGTCTTCGGCGTCCTTCCGCTGACCGTCCTCTTCGCCGTCTATCCCGGAATCGCCCTCATCAACCTCGGTTTCTGA
- a CDS encoding type II secretion system F family protein, with the protein MSTAVGVALGAGLFLVWWSCWERPVTDRRGPPRRRLLDDLLLRAGVERVSANGLLASCVAVGLVVLLIGFVLTGSVPIALCFALFGGFLPFSIVRWRAARRTASLRELWPDVVDHLRSAIRAGLSLPEALIQLGEKGPVELRSAFQAFGADYRAGGRFDDALNRLKERLADPVADRIVEALRMTREVGGSDLGRLLGTLSEFLRDAARTRSELEARQSWTVNAARLAVAAPWIVLLLLSTRPEAVRAYDSAAGAAVLLGGLLISVVCYRIMLRIGALPEDERVLR; encoded by the coding sequence ATGAGCACCGCCGTCGGCGTGGCCCTCGGCGCCGGACTGTTCCTCGTGTGGTGGTCCTGCTGGGAGCGCCCGGTGACGGACCGCAGGGGACCACCACGACGGCGGCTGCTCGACGATCTGCTCCTGCGCGCCGGCGTCGAACGCGTCTCGGCGAACGGGCTCCTCGCCTCCTGCGTGGCGGTGGGCCTGGTCGTACTGCTGATCGGCTTCGTGCTGACAGGATCGGTCCCGATCGCGCTGTGCTTCGCACTGTTCGGCGGCTTCCTCCCGTTCTCGATAGTCCGGTGGCGCGCGGCCAGGCGCACCGCCTCCCTCCGCGAACTGTGGCCCGACGTCGTCGATCACCTCCGATCCGCCATCCGTGCCGGTCTCTCCCTGCCGGAGGCACTCATCCAGCTCGGGGAGAAGGGCCCGGTCGAGCTGCGGTCGGCCTTCCAGGCGTTCGGCGCTGACTACCGCGCCGGCGGGCGCTTCGACGACGCGCTCAACCGGCTCAAGGAGCGGCTGGCGGATCCCGTGGCCGATCGCATCGTCGAGGCGCTCCGGATGACGCGGGAGGTCGGCGGCTCGGACCTCGGGCGGCTGCTCGGGACGCTGTCCGAGTTCCTGCGCGATGCCGCCCGGACACGCAGTGAGCTCGAGGCACGGCAGTCCTGGACGGTCAACGCCGCCCGCCTCGCCGTCGCCGCGCCCTGGATCGTCCTGCTGCTCCTGTCGACCCGCCCCGAAGCCGTGCGCGCGTACGACTCCGCGGCCGGTGCCGCGGTGCTGCTCGGCGGGCTGCTGATCTCCGTGGTCTGCTACCGCATCATGCTCCGCATCGGTGCGCTGCCCGAGGACGAGAGGGTCCTCCGGTGA
- a CDS encoding CpaF family protein: MDAVRVVEGEVRELIRRRGLDPALQIAEVQHLVDDAVADYEERSVLGILPPLGRLDVARKQVYDAVAGFGALQPLLDDPTVEEIWINAPSEVYIARDGESELTALSLTDQQVRDLVEKMLTSSGRRLDLSSPFVDASLPDGSRLHVVIPDVTRRHWSVNIRKFIARASRLEHLVELGTLSPQAARFLGAAVTSGLNILVSGATQSGKTTLLNCLGASIGPRERVITVEEIFELQLPLRDVVGLQCRQPNLEGTGEIPLRRLVKEALRMRPDRLIVGEVREAESLDMLIALNSGLPGMCSVHANSAHDAVTKICTLPLLAGENISSSFVVPTVASCIDLVVHCARLPGGQRRVMEIMALGRRVENGVIESSSVFRRVDGVLQLTASGMPAEEKFAAAGVDVSALLGART; the protein is encoded by the coding sequence ATGGATGCTGTGCGCGTGGTCGAGGGCGAGGTGCGCGAACTCATCCGTCGGCGCGGTCTCGACCCGGCCCTGCAGATCGCGGAGGTCCAGCACCTGGTCGACGACGCCGTGGCGGACTACGAGGAGCGTTCCGTCCTCGGGATCCTTCCCCCACTCGGCAGGCTCGATGTTGCGCGCAAGCAGGTCTACGACGCCGTCGCCGGTTTCGGCGCGCTCCAGCCCCTCCTCGATGATCCGACCGTCGAGGAGATCTGGATCAACGCCCCCTCCGAGGTGTACATCGCGCGGGACGGCGAGTCCGAACTCACGGCGCTCTCCCTCACCGACCAGCAGGTCCGCGACCTCGTCGAGAAGATGCTCACGTCCTCCGGCCGCCGCCTGGACCTCTCCTCGCCCTTCGTCGACGCGTCCCTCCCCGACGGTTCCCGCCTGCACGTGGTGATCCCGGATGTGACCCGCAGGCACTGGTCCGTGAACATCCGCAAGTTCATCGCGCGCGCATCCCGCCTCGAGCACCTCGTGGAACTGGGGACGCTCAGCCCGCAGGCGGCCCGGTTCCTCGGGGCGGCGGTGACGAGCGGGCTGAACATCCTGGTGTCCGGGGCCACGCAGTCCGGGAAGACCACCCTGCTCAACTGCCTCGGTGCGTCGATCGGTCCCCGCGAGCGCGTGATCACGGTCGAGGAGATCTTCGAGCTGCAGCTGCCGCTCCGCGACGTCGTGGGTCTGCAGTGCCGGCAGCCCAATCTGGAGGGCACAGGGGAGATCCCGCTGCGACGCCTCGTCAAGGAGGCGCTGCGCATGCGCCCGGACCGCCTGATCGTCGGCGAGGTCCGTGAGGCCGAGAGCCTGGACATGCTCATCGCGCTGAACAGCGGCTTGCCCGGCATGTGCAGCGTGCATGCCAACAGTGCGCACGACGCCGTCACGAAGATCTGCACCCTGCCGCTCCTCGCCGGGGAGAACATCTCGAGCAGTTTCGTGGTGCCGACCGTCGCCTCCTGCATCGACCTCGTGGTGCACTGCGCGCGGCTCCCGGGCGGCCAGCGACGGGTCATGGAGATCATGGCCCTCGGGCGTCGGGTGGAGAACGGCGTCATCGAGTCGTCCTCTGTCTTCCGACGCGTCGACGGCGTCCTACAGCTCACCGCCAGCGGAATGCCTGCGGAGGAGAAGTTCGCCGCCGCGGGCGTCGACGTATCCGCCCTGCTCGGGGCCCGCACATGA